In Vigna unguiculata cultivar IT97K-499-35 chromosome 3, ASM411807v1, whole genome shotgun sequence, a single genomic region encodes these proteins:
- the LOC114176495 gene encoding protein RRC1 isoform X2 produces MSSFSITRKKTPFQKHREEEEAKKKRAEDETARLYAEFVESFQGDTTPGSKTFVRGGTINPNDRFKDDSEGEKSKDGVSVPKKGSRYVPSFIPPPIATKGKESERKKEEEKPKEKEKGKSRNIDHFMEELKHEQEMRERRNQEREHWRDGRHAEHSASSRFDELPDDFDPSGKLPGSFDDGDPQTTNLYVGNLSPKVDENFLLRTFGRFGPIASVKIMWPRTEEERRRQRNCGFVAFMNRADGQAAKDEMQGVVVYEYELKIGWGRTVALPSQALPAPPPGHMAIRSKEGSTVILSGPSGPPLTSVPNQNSELVLTPNVPDIMVTPPEDEHLRHVIDTMALYVLDGGCAFEQAIMERGRGNPLFNFLFVLGSKEHTYYVWRLYSFAQGDTLQRWRTEPFIMITGSGRWIPPSLPTSKSPEHEKESGSTHAGGRSRRVEPERTLTDAQRDEFEDMLRALTLERSQIKEAMGFSLDNADAAGEIVEVLTESLTLKETPIPTKIARLMLVSDILHNSSAPVRNASAYRTKFEATLPDIMESFNDLYRSIMGRITAEALKERVLKVLQVWADWFLFSDSYVNGLRATFLRPGNSGVSPFHSICGDAPEIEQKTTSEDIVVGGKTNQDAALAMGRGAAMKELMSLPIAELERRCRHNGLSLVGGREMMVARLLSLEEAEKQRGYELDDELKYAHNQVSSGKYSGNRQETSAEPEPVGLSAWNHYGDEDLPSQSRSSVSIASTLPIPQPELKAFTKKEKSDPVLPASKWAREDDESDDEQRRGGKNLGLSYSSSGSDNVDDGLIKADESESAAGTSFPAHTDSGMNEEQRQKLRRLEVALIEYRESLEERGIKNLEEIDKKVESHRKRLQAEYGLSDSGEDGKSNRRTTERRDRHDVSRKRHRSRSPSDSPQPKLSGKDKDREHDLERDRDRQRDKSYDFDIERGKDRHREKSGSRERDDHDKDRSRDRDRDRRRRTK; encoded by the exons ATGAGTTCATTCTCCATCACAAGGAAAAAGACACCATTCCAGAAGCATAGAGAAGAAGAGGAGGCAAAGAAGAAG AGAGCGGAGGATGAGACTGCTCGATTGTACGCTGAGTTTGTAGAGTCATTTCAAGGAGACACTACTCCGGGGTCAAAAACTTTTGTTCGAGGAGGAACAATTAATCCCAATGATAGATTTAAAGATGATTCTGAGG GTGAAAAGTCCAAAGATGGGGTATCTGTTCCAAAGAAGGGAAGTAG GTATGTACCATCTTTTATTCCACCTCCAATTGCAACCAAGGGGAAAGAATCTGAAAGGAAA aaagaggaagaaaagccaaaggagaaagagaaagggaaGTCAAGAAATATTGATCATTTTATGGAGGAGCTAAAGCATGAGCAAGAGATGAGGGAGAGGCGGAATCAAGAACGTGAGCATTGGCGTGACGGTCGTCATGCAGAACATTCTGCT TCCAGCCGCTTTGATGAGCTGCCTGATGACTTTGACCCTAGTGGTAAACTTCCGGGATCATTTGATGATGGTGATCCTCAGACTACAAATCTTTATGTTGGAAATCTCTCACCCAAG GtcgatgaaaattttcttctccgTACTTTTGGAAGATTTGGACCTATTGCTAGTGTGAAGATTATGTGGCCAAGGACAGAGGAGGAGCGAAGGAGGCAAAGAAACTGTGGCTTTGTAGCTTTCATGAACAGAGCTGATGGACAGGCAGCAAAAGATGAAATGCAAG GAGTTGTGGTTTATGAATATGAATTGAAAATTGGATGGGGAAGGACTGTTGCCCTACCATCGCAAGCACTACCTGCACCTCCACCAGGGCATATGGCCATTAGGAGTAAGGAG GGTAGTACTGTGATTTTGTCTGGTCCTTCTGGTCCACCGTTAACATCCGTGCCTAATCAGAATTCTGAGCTG GTTCTGACTCCTAATGTTCCTGATATAATGGTTACACCTCCTGAGGATGAACATTTAAGGCATGTAATTGATACAATGGCTTTGTATGTCCTGGATGGAGGATGTGCTTTCGAACAAGCTATCATGGAGAGGGGTCGTGGCAATCCTCTTTTCAACTTCTTGTTTGTCCTTGGCTCAAAGGAACATACCTACTACGTTTGGAGACTCTACTCATTTGCCCAG GGTGATACCCTTCAAAGATGGAGGACTGAACCTTTTATCATGATAACGGGTAGTGGAAG atgGATTCCTCCCTCATTACCAACATCAAAAAGTCCAGAACATGAAAAGGAATCTGGTTCCACACATGCTGGAGGAAGAAGCAGG CGTGTTGAGCCAGAAAGAACACTGACTGATGCACAGAGGGATGAATTTGAGGATATGCTTCGTGCTTTAACTCTAGAGAGGAGCCAGATAAAAGAGGCTATGGGGTTTTCTTTAGATAATGCTGATGCAGCTGGGGAG ATAGTTGAAGTCTTGACTGAATCCTTGACACTTAAAGAAACCCCCATTCCTACTAAAATTGCAAGGCTTATGCTTGTCTCTGATATTCTTCATAATAGTAGCGCTCCTGTAAGAAATGCGTCAGCATATCGCACCAAGTTTGAAGCAACATTACCGGACATAATGGAGAGTTTTAACGACTTGTACCGTAGCATAATGGGGCGTATTACTGCTGAAGCCCTAAAG gaacGTGTGCTGAAAGTTTTGCAAGTTTGGGCGGACTGGTTTCTATTTTCAGATTCTTATGTGAATGGCTTAAGAGCTACTTTTCTTCGACCTGGGAACTCTGGTGTAAGTCCATTCCATTCTATATGCGGGGATGCACCTGAGATTGAACAGAAGACCACTTCTGAAGATATAGTTGTTGGTGGCAAGACCAACCAAGATGCTGCATTGGCAATGGGTCGAGGGGCTGCAATGAAGGAGCTAATGAGTCTTCCTATTGCTGAGCTGGAAAGACGATGCCGACACAATGGATTGTCACTTGTTGGTGGTAGAGAAATGATGGTTGCACGGTTGTTAAGTCTTGAAGAGGCAGAAAAGCAGAGAGGTTATGAACTAGATGATGAACTGAAATATGCCCACAACCAAGTGAGTTCTGGCAAGTATTCAGGTAATCGGCAAGAAACAAGTGCAGAGCCTGAACCAGTAGGACTTTCTGCATGGAACCACTATGGGGATGAAGATTTGCCGTCACAGAGCAGAAGTTCCGTATCTATAGCCTCTACACTTCCTATTCCACAGCCTGAACTTAAGGCCTtcacaaaaaaggaaaagagcGATCCAGTTCTGCCAGCCTCTAAATGGGCTCGGGAGGATGATGAAAGTGACGATGAACAAAGGAGAGGTGGAAAAAATCTCGGCTTAAGTTACTCATCTTCTGGTAGTGATAATGTGGATGATGGTCTTATTAAAGCTGATGAATCAGAGTCTGCAGCTGGTACAAGTTTTCCAGCTCACACTGACAGTGGAATGAATGAAGAGCAGAG GCAAAAGCTTAGACGCTTGGAGGTTGCTTTAATTGAATACCGTGAATCTCTTGAAGAAAGGGGAATTAAAAATTTGGAGGAAATTGACAAGAAAGTGGAGTCACATCGAAAACGGCTGCAAGCAGAATATGGATTATCAGATTCTGGTGAAGATGGTAAAAGTAATA GAAGAACTACAGAGAGGAGGGATAGGCATGACGTCTCAAGGAAACGGCACCGAAGCCGAAGTCCAAGTGATAGTCCACAACCAAAATTATCTGGAAAAGACAAGGACAGAGAACATGATTTAGAAAGGGATCGAGACAGACAAAGGGACAAAAGTTATGATTTTGATATTGAAAGAGGAAAAGACCGACACCGGGAAAAGAGTGGAAGCAGAGAGAGGGATGATCATGATAAGGATAGAAGCAGGGATAGGGACAGAGACAGAAGAAGACGGACCAAATAA